Within Cellulophaga sp. L1A9, the genomic segment TAGTCAGGTGACAGCATGTAATAACTCTTTGCTACTAAAAAACCAGATTCTTGGGCTTTATCACTTTTAGGATATGATTTTAAAAAACGTTCAAATTGATATCCTGCGGTATTATAATCTTTAATTTGATAATAAGAATCTGCTAAGAAAAACATAACACGTTCTCCCTGAGGTTTACCAATATACTTAGGGGTTATCTGTTCTAACAACCTGTTAGCACGCTTGAAGTCTTTGGCTTCATAAAAATTTTCAGCCATATCATACTTGGCTTTAACGTCATCATTCTTTAGTACTTTTTGGTACTCACTACAAGAACTCAAGATAAGCGTTAAAACTAAGAGACTTAAAAAAGGTCGCATTTTTCTAAACATTCTGCAAAATTAGTTATTCTTAATGGATTTAAAAAACATTTTCTATCGCTAAAATAACGTGCAGTGCTCCTTTTACAAACGATTTGGCTAACTTTTAACTTAAAATTACAGTTACAGCCTCCTTCTTAAGCAGAAACCTTAGCCATTGTTTTTAAAAAATTAGCTATTCTTTGCTTCAATTCTTTTGTTGCTTCTATCAATGGTAAACGTACTGTTGCTTTACAAATTTGTAATGATTCAAAAATAGATTTAATCCCTGCTGGATTACCTTCTTCAAAAATAAGATGCATTCCTTGCTCCATTTGATGGTGCAACTCATACGCCTTCCCTATTTTACCTTCTAAGCCCAACCGAATCATTTTAGAAAACTCACTTGGCAGACCTTGTCCAATAACGGATATTACGCCTGCCCCACCCGCTAAAACTGTTGATAATGCAGTACCATCATCTCCAGAAATAACTAGAAAATTTTCAGGCTTATTTTGAATAATCTCATGGATTTGAGCCATATCTCCGCAAGCTTCTTTAATCGCTACAATGGTACTAAAATCATGTGCCAAACGGAGTGTGGTTGCTGCCGTCATGTTGCTGCCTGTTCTTCCCCTGGAACATTATACAGAATAATCGGTTTTGGAGAGGCCATCGCAATTGCTTTGAAATGCTGATAAATGCCTTCCTGCGTTGGTTTGTTGTAATATGGAGAAACCGATAAAATAGCATCAAAATCTGACAAATCTGCAGTTTTAAGCTCTTCTACAACGGCATAAGTATTGTTCCCTCCAACCCCTAAAACTAAAGGTAGTCTACCTGCATTGGTTTTTACCACAGTCTCAATCACAAGTTGTTTTTCCTGTGCAGTTAATGTAGCTGTTTCCGCAGTTGTTCCTAGAACCACCAAATAATCAATACCACCTTCTATGCTATATTCTACTACGCGTTGCAACCCTGTTACATCGATAGAAAAATCTTCATTAAAGGGAGTTATTAAAGCTACTCCTGTGCCAAACAAATTTTTCATATTATTCTATTTCCTTAAATATCTTAAGGTACTTTTTTAATTCTTTTTGAAACAACCCAAAATCTGAAAGGGGTGTTTGTAATATAAGATCATTCAATTTATGATCAACAGTATCAAAACCTACGCGTATTCTTGCCTTAGTTTTTAATGTCATTAATTGCAAGAGCAGTTGTTCATCTGAATAATAATTCAGTAAAACATCATATTCTCTACTTAAAAATTCTAATGCGTATCCATTTTCTATTGCCCCATTCCATCCTAAATCTTTATCCGAAAAAACAGGCGTTGCATATGGCGAATTTTTATCGTAAAAACTTTTATACCCAATAATTTTAACCGAGTTAGGCCTTAATTTAAATTCATCTACCAACTGATAAAATAAATTAACATCCTCAAACTTATCCAAATCTACTATACATCCTACAGAAGCTATTCCATGTCCTTTTTTTGCATTCGCTATGGGACTAGACAATAGCTGCTTTACATACTTTCTAGCAGATTTTTGTTTTAATTTTTGTTTTAAAGCTTTTAAAAACATGTATTTTTACATTTGTACAAATGTAAATAATATTCACAGCAATTATAACACGAAGATACATACTAAAATGATTTTAAAAATTAAACAAATTGTTATAATTGTAACAATCACTTGTTTTTTATCCTGTAAACAAGAAAAACCTGTTTTAATTCAAATTTCAGGTACTCAAATTGCAATTACAGACACCATTGATAGTACAGTTAGTATAGAAGAGTTTGTAGCTCCATATAGAGATCGGATTAATGAAGTTTTAGACAGTACCCTAGCCTACGCTCCAACAACGATTTCTAAAAATGATGGCGCACTAAATACTACTGCCGGAAACTTAATGGCAGATGCTGTTTTAGAGCTAACCGCACCTATTTTTAAATCCAGAACAGGCAGCACCTTAGATCTTGTTTTATTAAATCACGGGGGAATCCGAAGTACCATTTCAGCAGGAAATGTTTCTGCTAGAACGGCTTATGAAATTATGCCTTTTGAAAATACGATTGTTGTGGTAGGCTTAAAAGGTGACGCTATTCTTGAAATGGTGAACTATCTAATCAAATCTAAAAAACCGCATCCGCTTGCCGGGTTACAAATTACATTAAATAAAGATGATAGCATTCACGAAATCCGCATACAAGGTCAACTTTTTGATGAAAGCAAAACGTACTATGTTGCAACGTCTAATTATTTAGTAAATGGTGGAGATCACATGGATTTCTTTAAAAATAAAGTAACATTTACAGAAACAGATTACCGCATAAGAAATATAATGATTGATTATTTCTCTAAAAAAGACACCATTGCTCCAATTATAGATGACCGATTTATAAAATTAGACTACTAAATCATGAATAGAAGAAAATTTATTACCAACACTACAGCAACATCAGCATTTATAGGACTTGGCGGATTGACTTTAAATTCTTGTGCTTTAGATGCAAAAAAGAAAATAACTATTTTACATACTAATGATGTACATAGCCATATTGATGCTTTCCCTAGTTCTCATTCTGAGTTTCCTGGTCTTGGAGGCATAGCCCGCAGAGCAACTTTAGTAAACACCATTAGAAAAGAAAATCCGAATACCTTACTTTTTGATGCCGGTGATATATTTCAAGGAACACCTTATTTTAATTTTTATGGTGGGGAGTTAGAATTTAAACTTATGAGCATGCTTAAATATGATGCTGCAACCATAGGTAACCATGATTTTGATAACGGTATTGATGGCCTTTTTACTCAACTACCTCACGCGAAATTTAAATTGATAAGTGCTAATTACGATTTTACAAATACAACGATGCAAGGGTTTACAAAACCCTATGATATTTATACTATAGATGGTGTTAAAATAGGGGTTTATGGTTTAGGCATTGAACTTGACGGATTAGTCACTAAAAAACTTTTTAAAGAAACAAAGTATTTAAATCCATTCGAAATTGCTTTAGATACCGAAAGAATTCTTAAAGAAGATGAAGCTTGTGATATTATTATTTGCTTATCACATTTAGGATATAAGTACGATTCTGAAAAACCAGATGATCTTAAATTAGCGGCCAAAACAAAATACACAAATCTTATTATTGGCGGACACACTCATACTTTTTTAGACAAACCAACAGTTGTAAAGAATAGCATTCAAAATGATATTTTAGTAAATCAAGTAGGTTGTTTTGGCGTAAACCTAGGACGAATTGATTTTTATTTAGACCATAATAAAAACATGGCAGCGGATGGTGTAAGCATTACTGTTTAACTCTATTTAACCATGATTCTTTTAAAAACAAATGCAACAAACAAAGACTTTATAGCCCTAATAAAAGCCCTAGACGCTTATCTTAAAGTTACGGATGGCGAAGAACATGATTTTTATAATCAATTTAACGGACTAGAAGATTTATCACATGTATTAGTAGTATATAACAACAATGCCCCTATCGGTTGCGGAGCAATAAAACATTTTACTGATACTACCTTTGAAATTAAAAGAATGTATGTAAAGCCTGACTTTAGAGGAAAAGGGGTGGCTTCAAAAATTTTAAACGCTTTGGAACAATGGTCAAGAGATTTGAAGTATACGTCTTGTATTTTAGAAACAGGAACCAGACAATTAGAAGCAATAGCCCTATATCATAAAAACCACTACGAAATAATCCCTAATTACGGCCCCTATAAGGAGGTTGAAAATAGCATTTGTTTCAGAAAAAAATTATGAGGACCACCATTGAAAATTTTCAATTTAGAATCAAATAATTTTCTTTAAAACAAAATAAATCCCTAACCATAGTGATTATTTAAATATTTGGCATCATCTTTGCCTTAATATTAGTATTAATAATTAATTTTTTAACATGAGTAAAGGAACAGTAAAATTCTTCAATGACACTAAAGGTTTTGGTTTTATCACTGAAGATGGTGTAGACAAAGATCACTTTGTACACATCTCTGGATTAATTGACGAAATTCGTGAAGGCGATGTTGTTGAGTTCGATCTAGAAGAAGGTAAAAAAGGTTTAAATGCGGTAAACGTAAAAGTACTATAATATATACTTTCTAGAATTTACAAAGCCCCATTCATTAAGTTGAATGGGGCTTTTTTCGTTTATACTCTTTCGTGTTTAGTTACTTAAATTCTTTTATTATCTTGCAAATGTTAAAACCATTAACAAATAATAAATCACTAAACACACAAATGATGAAAAAACTTATTGCAGAATTTATTGGAACTTTTTGGCTTGTTTTGGGCGGATGCGGTAGTGCCGTATTAGCAGCAGGAATCCCCAATATAGGAATTGGCTTTGTTGGCGTTGCCTTGGCATTTGGACTTACCGTATTAACCGGAGTATATGCGCTGGGGTCATATTTCCGGCGGACATTTTAATCCCGCAGTATCAATCGGACTCTGGGTTGGTGGGCGTTTTGAAGCAAAGGAAGTTATTCCTTACATACTATCTCAAGTGTTAGGAGGAATTGCTGGCGCAGGAATACTTTATCTAATTGTGAGTAACCAAGCAGGCTTCACGGGATATTCGCAAGCAGGTGAATTTGCTTCTAACTTTTATGGTATTGAGCAGTACGGGCATACATTTAATATGACAGCCGCTTTGGTAACTGAAGTCGTCATGACATTTATGTTTCTTATCGTTATTTTAGGAGCAACGCATAAAAATGCATCTCCTGGTTTTGCAGGATTGGCTATTGGCTTAGCATTAACATTGATACATTTAATAAGTATTCCCGTTACAAACACCTCTGTGAATCCTGCTAGAAGTACTGCGCAAGCACTATTTGTAGGCGCAGAAGCTATTGGGCAATTATGGTTGTTTTGGGTAGCTCCCATCATAGGCGCTATTTTAGCAGGCTTACTTTACAAGTTTATAGCACCAAATAAGTAATGATAAAAAAGTCCCGTATTTTACAACACGGGACTTTTTTTATTTTATAATATACTCTCGACAATTTCTTGAAGCTCATCTTCTAAATTAATTGTGGGATATGTTTTTCCTGCTTGCTTATACCAATAGCCTGCATTAAAGGCATCACCTTCTTTTCTATGTAAATACCCATGAATCCAACTTCCTAATGGAGTATGTAGATCTTGTGCAATTGCATGAGAATTCTGCCAATCATCTTTTGCCACATACCACAATGCCTTTAACCCTTCGGGCCAATTGATCTCTGGTGTATTTTGTTCTAGAGCATATTTAAATTCTGTGTAATTTATTGGTATCATTTTGCTAATTTTTTTACTAATTTCCCAACACTTAATCCCTGAACAACAATAGAGAATACGACCACCACGTAAGTGATTACTAAAAATAAATCTCGGTTCATCTCATCAGAAAGCCCTAAAGCCAAGGCTATAGATATTCCTCCACGCAAGCCCCCCCAAGTCATAATAACATTCGTATTCGGGACAAAATCTAGTTTCTTTTCAAAGATTTTAATGGGTAATACTAAGGAAATATAACGACATAACAATATAATTGGTATTGCCAATAAGCCCGCTATAATGTAATTGATATTGAACGTTAGCACTAACATTTCCATTCCTATTAAAACAAATAAGAGGGTGTTCAGCAATATATCAATCAATTCCCAAAATTTATCCACATATGTTTCTGTGGTTTCTGACATTGAACTATCTCGCAAGGTATCATTACCTACAACTAATCCTGCAGTAACCATTGCTAATGGTGCTGATAAATGTAATTTTTGCGCTATAACAGTACCAACCATTACAGTCGCTAAGGTAATAATAACCTCAATATCATAGTCATCTATAGATTTCATCAATCGGTACGTAACCCAACCTAATAATAACCCTAAAACGATGCCACCAATAACTTCTACACCAAACAGTTCTACAACATCTAAGGCCGTAATGCTTTCCGTAGACGGACTTGCAAATTGATAAATTGTTAAAAAGACAACAACCCCTACTCCATCATTAAAGAGTGATTCTCCAACAATTTTAGTTTCTAATTTCTTAGGAACTCCCGCTTTTTTTAAAATTCCGAGTACGGCAATTGGATCTGTTGGAGATATTAAAGCTCCAAATAATAAGCAATGAATATATTGCACATCTAAACTAAAAATTTGCAACAGATAAAATACCGCGGTTCCTACCAAAAATGTAGAGACGAGTACTCCCAATGTGGAAAATAGTAATATTGGTCCTCGTTGGACTTTTAGCTGCTCAAAATTAGTATGTAAAGCTCCTGCAAATAGCAAGAAACTCAACATCACATCTAATAAGATAGATTTAAAATCAATTTGAGTTATAATATACTTTTCAGCATTCAATAAGGTATCGTCAAAATAACTAAAAGCAAATATTCCCAATGTAAAAACAATGGTAATCAGCATTAGGCCTATAGTATTCGGCAGTTTAAAAAAACGAACATTGATATAGCCAAACAAGGCCGAAAGAAATACCAAAATGGCAATAATTACAAAATAATCCATAAATCTGTTGGGTTTAGGTGTTTTGCAAAAATGCGACAAAACGATAAGTAAAAATAATACAATGAGTAAAAATTAATCCTTAATATCCCTCTTATCTATTAAACCTTCCTGTGGTATTTCCATCAAGAATACCCATCACTTCTTTTACGGTAGCAAAATTAACATCTCCTTCATAGGTATGCTTTAAAGCGCAAGCTGCACTAGCAAACTGCATGGCTTTAAAATCATCAAATTCTTGTAACCCATAAATTAATCCTGCTGCAAAGGCATCTCCAGTCCCAATTCTATCTACAATATGAGTAATATCTAAATCTTCTGTTTCTCTAAACTCTTGACCATTCCACATTCTAGCTCTTATCTTATGCCAAGAAGAATTTAATGAAGTTCTTATTTTATCAAAAACCTTTTCTATAGAAGGAAAACGCTCCATTAATTGTTTGCTTGCTGCAATGAAATCTTCGTTAGAGTAACTAAAAGTAGTCCCCAAAACTTCATTCATTTCATTAATACCGCCAATAAAAATAGTAGAATACTCCAATAATTCTGAAAGTATTTCTTTTGCATCGCTGCCATATTTCCACAGACCACTTCTATAGGTTGGATCTGCTGTTATGGTAATGCCCTTCTTTCTAGCCAAAATTAAACCTTCTCGCAACGTCTCATACCCACCTTGACATAACGCTGGTGTAATTCCTGTCCAATGAAACCAAGTAGCTTTTTTTAATGAAGCTTCCCAGTCTACCATATCCGGTTGTATTTCTGAAAAAGAAGAATGGGACCTATTATACGATATTGAACTAGGTCTCATTACAGCACCTACTTCTAAGAAGTAAACACCTAATGGTCTATTAGAGCGCACAATAGAAGAGGTATTTACATCAAACTTATTTAAATAAGAAATGGCTGTATCCCCGATAAAATCATTAGAAATACAACTGATATGTTTTACTTTTCCTCCAAAATTAGAGATAGAAATTCCCACATTAATCTCTGTACCTCCGAAATAAAATTCTAAAGTATTTGATTGTATAAATTTCTTATTCCCTTCTGGCGATAAACGCATTAATACTTCTCCGAAAGTTATTGTTTGATTCATTACGAAAACGTTTGATGAACTACGAAATTAAATAAGAATTCCGCCTTTTTACTACAAAATATGAATTAATAACAAATGTTCTTGCAATTGACTAGTAACAACACATCAATTAAAAAAGAAATGAATTGCATTAATAATTTATTTTATGCAGTTACACACGAATACCCTAGAAATATATCTTGCCGTATAACTTAAAAACAACATACTATGAGAAGTCTTCTTTGGTTAGTAGCCGTTATTTGTATTATTGTATGGCTTTTAGGAATGTTAGGAGTCGTACCCGGAATTGGAACCAATAGCTTAATACATATACTTATTGTAATTGCTGTAGTTGTAATTCTTTATAATATAATTTCGGGCAGAAAGCCACTATAAACATTGAATAAAAAAGTACATCAATAAAAAAGTCAGTCTTTAATTAGACTGACTTTTCTTGTTTCCATATATTTTTAGGATGCTAACAAGGCTAAAAAATCATCTTCGCTAATAATAGCAACTCCCAAATTTTCTGCTTTTGTTCGTTTACTCGGACCCATTTTATCACCAGCTACTAAAAAAGTAGTTTTTGAAGAAACTGACGAACCTACTTTGCCCCCATTATCTTCAATTAATTTTTTAAGCTCATCACGGGATACTTTTTCAAACACTCCCGATACAACAAAAGTTTGCCCTTTTAAATCTTCGGTCTGATTTTCTAATTTTTCTGCGGATAACTCAAACTGAACACCATAACTTTTTAAACGCTCAATAATTTCTTGATTCGTTTCATTCTGGAAAAACTCCACGACACTAGTTGCAATACGCTCTCCTATCTCATCAACCTTAACTAATTCTTCTACGGAAGCAACTTTCAACGCATC encodes:
- a CDS encoding GNAT family N-acetyltransferase produces the protein MILLKTNATNKDFIALIKALDAYLKVTDGEEHDFYNQFNGLEDLSHVLVVYNNNAPIGCGAIKHFTDTTFEIKRMYVKPDFRGKGVASKILNALEQWSRDLKYTSCILETGTRQLEAIALYHKNHYEIIPNYGPYKEVENSICFRKKL
- a CDS encoding 5'-nucleotidase C-terminal domain-containing protein codes for the protein MILKIKQIVIIVTITCFLSCKQEKPVLIQISGTQIAITDTIDSTVSIEEFVAPYRDRINEVLDSTLAYAPTTISKNDGALNTTAGNLMADAVLELTAPIFKSRTGSTLDLVLLNHGGIRSTISAGNVSARTAYEIMPFENTIVVVGLKGDAILEMVNYLIKSKKPHPLAGLQITLNKDDSIHEIRIQGQLFDESKTYYVATSNYLVNGGDHMDFFKNKVTFTETDYRIRNIMIDYFSKKDTIAPIIDDRFIKLDY
- a CDS encoding lmo0937 family membrane protein — its product is MRSLLWLVAVICIIVWLLGMLGVVPGIGTNSLIHILIVIAVVVILYNIISGRKPL
- a CDS encoding sodium:proton antiporter, with amino-acid sequence MDYFVIIAILVFLSALFGYINVRFFKLPNTIGLMLITIVFTLGIFAFSYFDDTLLNAEKYIITQIDFKSILLDVMLSFLLFAGALHTNFEQLKVQRGPILLFSTLGVLVSTFLVGTAVFYLLQIFSLDVQYIHCLLFGALISPTDPIAVLGILKKAGVPKKLETKIVGESLFNDGVGVVVFLTIYQFASPSTESITALDVVELFGVEVIGGIVLGLLLGWVTYRLMKSIDDYDIEVIITLATVMVGTVIAQKLHLSAPLAMVTAGLVVGNDTLRDSSMSETTETYVDKFWELIDILLNTLLFVLIGMEMLVLTFNINYIIAGLLAIPIILLCRYISLVLPIKIFEKKLDFVPNTNVIMTWGGLRGGISIALALGLSDEMNRDLFLVITYVVVVFSIVVQGLSVGKLVKKLAK
- a CDS encoding bifunctional UDP-sugar hydrolase/5'-nucleotidase, which codes for MNRRKFITNTTATSAFIGLGGLTLNSCALDAKKKITILHTNDVHSHIDAFPSSHSEFPGLGGIARRATLVNTIRKENPNTLLFDAGDIFQGTPYFNFYGGELEFKLMSMLKYDAATIGNHDFDNGIDGLFTQLPHAKFKLISANYDFTNTTMQGFTKPYDIYTIDGVKIGVYGLGIELDGLVTKKLFKETKYLNPFEIALDTERILKEDEACDIIICLSHLGYKYDSEKPDDLKLAAKTKYTNLIIGGHTHTFLDKPTVVKNSIQNDILVNQVGCFGVNLGRIDFYLDHNKNMAADGVSITV
- a CDS encoding cold-shock protein, which translates into the protein MSKGTVKFFNDTKGFGFITEDGVDKDHFVHISGLIDEIREGDVVEFDLEEGKKGLNAVNVKVL
- a CDS encoding sugar kinase is translated as MNQTITFGEVLMRLSPEGNKKFIQSNTLEFYFGGTEINVGISISNFGGKVKHISCISNDFIGDTAISYLNKFDVNTSSIVRSNRPLGVYFLEVGAVMRPSSISYNRSHSSFSEIQPDMVDWEASLKKATWFHWTGITPALCQGGYETLREGLILARKKGITITADPTYRSGLWKYGSDAKEILSELLEYSTIFIGGINEMNEVLGTTFSYSNEDFIAASKQLMERFPSIEKVFDKIRTSLNSSWHKIRARMWNGQEFRETEDLDITHIVDRIGTGDAFAAGLIYGLQEFDDFKAMQFASAACALKHTYEGDVNFATVKEVMGILDGNTTGRFNR